One window from the genome of [Clostridium] celerecrescens 18A encodes:
- a CDS encoding GntR family transcriptional regulator translates to MAEDSGKAKYYLLMEELKKDIISGKRKPGDRLPSENELSASCHVSRHTVRKAISILEQEGFITAEHGRGTFVSRKAGGKKGSGNIAVITTYLSDYIFPRLIQGIDRVLTANGYSIILKNTGNSRFKESRCLEEILEKDIDGLIIEPSKSEIMCGHKGLYEKLDFYQIPYVFIQGCYAHMMNKPHILMDDCMGGYLVTKHLIKLGHKYILGIFKADDSQGRDRHKGYVKALQEAGFSYDPDMVVWFHTEDRTTKPSGALRLKLEEGVLIDGIVCYNDQIAFEVLKNIEKSGLSVPEDISVTGYDNSFIAENGIVKLTTIAHPQERLGAMAAELLIEKMNNVPDEESRVERILKPELIIRESCKDRRI, encoded by the coding sequence ATGGCGGAGGACAGCGGAAAAGCAAAGTACTATCTGTTAATGGAAGAACTGAAAAAAGATATTATTTCAGGTAAGAGAAAGCCGGGCGACCGGCTGCCTTCGGAAAATGAATTGTCGGCCTCCTGTCATGTAAGCCGCCACACGGTGAGAAAAGCAATTTCTATTCTGGAGCAGGAGGGATTTATTACGGCGGAACATGGCCGGGGAACCTTTGTTTCCAGAAAAGCGGGTGGAAAAAAAGGATCAGGAAATATCGCGGTCATCACCACCTATTTGTCGGATTATATTTTTCCGCGGCTGATCCAGGGAATCGATCGTGTACTCACGGCAAACGGTTACAGCATTATACTGAAAAATACGGGAAACAGCAGGTTCAAGGAAAGCAGATGTCTGGAAGAGATCCTTGAAAAGGACATAGACGGGCTCATCATAGAGCCAAGCAAAAGTGAGATCATGTGCGGCCATAAGGGGCTTTATGAGAAATTGGATTTTTACCAGATCCCCTATGTATTCATTCAGGGCTGTTACGCCCATATGATGAACAAACCACATATCCTGATGGATGACTGTATGGGTGGGTATCTGGTGACAAAGCATCTGATCAAATTAGGGCACAAGTATATCTTGGGAATATTCAAGGCTGATGACAGCCAGGGAAGGGACCGGCACAAAGGCTATGTAAAAGCTCTTCAGGAGGCGGGATTTTCTTATGATCCGGACATGGTTGTCTGGTTCCACACCGAGGACCGGACGACAAAGCCATCAGGAGCCTTAAGGCTTAAGCTGGAAGAAGGAGTGTTAATTGACGGAATCGTCTGTTACAATGACCAGATTGCCTTCGAGGTCTTGAAAAACATTGAAAAGAGCGGGCTTTCCGTGCCCGAAGATATTTCTGTAACAGGCTATGACAATTCCTTTATTGCAGAAAATGGGATTGTGAAGCTGACCACCATCGCCCACCCCCAGGAGCGGCTGGGGGCGATGGCGGCGGAGCTTCTTATAGAAAAAATGAATAATGTTCCCGATGAAGAAAGCAGAGTGGAGCGGATCCTGAAGCCGGAGCTGATCATCCGGGAGTCCTGCAAAGACCGGAGGATTTAA
- a CDS encoding recombinase family protein, producing the protein MKNFYGYMRVSSLEQNTERQKVELLRWGIIDKNIYCDKLSGKDFNRPQYQKLKRKLKEGDVLVVKSIDRLGRNYDDIQEEWREIVKARKADIVILDMPILDTRTNKDLIGTLISDIVLQLLSYVAQAERENIKQRQAEGIALAKAQGKHLGRFPTPIPDEFYPVYEKWQQRIYTLETASKELGITVSQFRTMIKKHKSNTKTY; encoded by the coding sequence ATGAAAAATTTTTATGGATACATGAGGGTCTCTTCATTAGAACAAAATACAGAACGGCAAAAGGTAGAGCTTCTGCGCTGGGGCATTATTGACAAGAACATATATTGCGATAAATTATCAGGAAAGGATTTTAACAGGCCCCAATATCAAAAGTTAAAAAGGAAATTAAAAGAGGGAGATGTTCTAGTTGTAAAAAGCATTGACCGTCTGGGAAGAAATTACGATGACATACAGGAAGAATGGCGGGAAATCGTGAAAGCCAGAAAGGCTGATATTGTGATTCTGGATATGCCCATTCTGGACACAAGAACAAATAAAGATCTGATCGGCACCCTGATTTCTGATATTGTCCTGCAGCTCCTCTCCTATGTAGCGCAGGCGGAGCGGGAAAACATCAAGCAGCGTCAGGCAGAGGGAATCGCCCTTGCAAAAGCTCAGGGAAAGCATCTGGGCCGATTTCCTACCCCCATTCCTGATGAATTTTACCCGGTTTACGAAAAATGGCAGCAGCGTATCTATACCCTTGAAACTGCAAGCAAGGAGTTAGGCATCACTGTCAGCCAGTTTCGGACAATGATTAAAAAACACAAGTCAAATACTAAGACTTATTAA
- a CDS encoding MFS transporter, with product MIEAVLLLKEKVSRTYFSGTTMTEADFTKGRRLFIAEGCCANGIVTLTTGAFLSGYANSLGATDSINGIIGSIPVLLCTLQMFSSILLESLCRKKCLISSFSFIHRLLLASVFFVPLFIRNPGLRLAAAITIYGVAHFFGAFIGTGTGNWILQLVPQHMRGNYLGKKDSFAFAFSTILSLTMGWVMDRFRSFSMEQTGFLVVGTVVFFVACMDFWCLSSISEPESLPHRQKLQDALWKPLADKEYRKVMLTYMFWNLALQIAGPFFSVYMVTGLKLDYTYITFLGLISSTVRVLAAWLWGRLADATSWLLAARCSMGMLGLVHASWLFMTPETCYTLQPILQALSGAAWGGIAISVFNLQYHYAPAEKRVLYVSSNSSYAGLCGFLSTLLGAFLLRVFPTLEIGGLPITGMQLLFLLSGTLILGCVFYMGRLRSVSL from the coding sequence ATGATTGAAGCAGTATTACTCTTAAAAGAAAAAGTGTCCCGCACCTATTTCAGCGGAACCACGATGACAGAAGCAGATTTTACCAAAGGCAGAAGACTCTTTATTGCAGAGGGTTGCTGTGCCAATGGAATTGTAACACTGACCACCGGAGCATTCCTCTCCGGCTATGCCAATTCACTGGGAGCCACGGATTCCATAAATGGGATCATCGGTTCCATCCCGGTACTTCTCTGTACTCTTCAGATGTTTTCCTCCATCCTTTTGGAAAGCCTCTGCCGGAAAAAATGCCTGATTTCCAGTTTCTCTTTTATTCACAGGCTCCTTCTGGCTTCCGTCTTTTTTGTGCCCCTGTTTATTAGAAACCCCGGACTTCGCCTGGCAGCGGCAATCACTATTTATGGAGTTGCTCATTTTTTTGGAGCCTTTATCGGAACTGGGACCGGAAACTGGATCCTGCAGCTTGTTCCCCAACACATGAGGGGGAACTATCTGGGAAAAAAGGATTCCTTTGCTTTTGCCTTTTCCACCATCTTAAGCCTGACCATGGGCTGGGTCATGGACCGGTTCCGCAGCTTTTCCATGGAACAGACCGGATTTCTGGTAGTAGGGACTGTAGTCTTTTTCGTCGCCTGCATGGATTTCTGGTGCCTCTCCTCTATCAGCGAACCAGAAAGCCTTCCCCACCGTCAAAAGCTCCAGGATGCATTGTGGAAGCCATTGGCCGACAAGGAATACCGGAAGGTCATGCTTACCTATATGTTCTGGAACCTGGCCCTTCAGATCGCAGGTCCTTTTTTCAGCGTATACATGGTCACAGGACTTAAGTTAGATTATACATACATCACCTTTTTAGGCCTCATTTCCTCAACGGTCCGGGTTTTGGCAGCCTGGCTATGGGGGCGTCTGGCCGATGCTACTTCCTGGCTTTTGGCAGCCCGCTGCTCCATGGGAATGCTGGGACTTGTTCATGCAAGCTGGCTTTTCATGACCCCGGAGACCTGCTATACCCTTCAGCCTATTTTGCAGGCACTGTCCGGCGCTGCCTGGGGAGGCATTGCCATATCCGTCTTTAACCTTCAGTATCACTATGCCCCTGCGGAAAAACGGGTGCTTTATGTCAGCTCCAATTCCTCCTATGCAGGGCTTTGCGGCTTTCTTTCCACCCTTCTTGGAGCCTTCCTTCTCAGGGTGTTTCCTACCCTGGAAATAGGAGGACTTCCCATAACCGGAATGCAGCTGCTCTTCCTTCTTTCCGGGACCCTGATCCTGGGATGTGTATTTTACATGGGAAGACTCCGGTCTGTCTCCCTTTAA
- a CDS encoding L-ribulose-5-phosphate 4-epimerase — MLEDLKRIVYEANMELPRRGLITYTWGNVSGIDRDQGLFVIKPSGVDYEELTPEDMVVMDLDGNQVEGKLRPSSDTATHLELYKAFKEIGGIVHTHSPMATSWAQAGRALPCYGTTHADYFYGEIPCARNLTEREIRDGYEKNTGAVIIETFKGMNPMHVPAVLCKNHGPFTWGTDAAGAVHNAVVLEEIAKMNLMTELLNPSVLPAPQCMQDKHFMRKHGPNAYYGQKKES; from the coding sequence ATGCTGGAAGATCTGAAAAGAATTGTATACGAGGCAAATATGGAATTGCCCAGAAGGGGACTTATCACTTATACCTGGGGAAATGTCAGCGGAATTGACCGGGATCAGGGACTTTTTGTAATTAAGCCCAGTGGGGTTGATTATGAAGAACTGACACCTGAGGATATGGTGGTCATGGATCTTGACGGAAATCAGGTGGAAGGAAAGTTAAGACCTTCCTCTGATACTGCCACCCATCTGGAGCTTTATAAGGCATTTAAGGAAATAGGAGGGATCGTTCATACCCATTCCCCCATGGCTACATCCTGGGCCCAGGCAGGAAGGGCCCTTCCCTGCTATGGAACCACCCATGCGGATTACTTTTACGGGGAGATTCCATGTGCCAGAAATCTCACGGAGAGAGAGATCCGGGACGGTTATGAGAAGAATACAGGAGCCGTGATCATCGAAACCTTTAAGGGGATGAATCCCATGCATGTTCCGGCAGTTTTGTGCAAAAACCATGGACCATTTACCTGGGGGACCGATGCAGCAGGTGCGGTCCACAATGCCGTTGTGCTGGAAGAAATCGCAAAGATGAACCTTATGACGGAGCTGCTGAATCCTTCGGTTTTACCGGCACCCCAGTGTATGCAGGATAAACATTTTATGCGCAAGCATGGGCCGAATGCATATTACGGCCAGAAAAAAGAATCATAA
- a CDS encoding xylulokinase produces the protein MMEKQIGAAIREGKTALGIELGSTRIKAVLVDEEHNPIASGSYDWENQYVDGVWTYSIPDIWEGVRESYRNMAEEVKERYGETLTTIGAICFSAMMHGYMAFDKEGELLVPFRTWRNTMTEEASEKLTELFSFQIPQRWSIAHLYQAILNQEKHVPEIDYLVTLEGYVHWKLTGERVLGIGDCAGMFPVDCAAKDFHKRMIEQFDELVAPRQFPWKLRDIMPRVLTAGEKAGTLTGEGARLLDTSGNLKPGIPLCPPEGDAGTGMTATNSVARRTGNVSAGTSVFAMVVLEKELSRVYPEIDIVTTPAGDAVAMVHCNNCTSDLNAWVSLFEEFAVAAGMEIDRNTLFSTLYQKALEGDKDGGGMLSYGYLSGEHITHFEEGRPLFVRTPESRFNLANFMRVHLYTALGALKMGMDILFEEGVRLNELLGHGGLFKTKGVGQRIMAAALGVPVSVMETAGEGGAWGAALLASYMLKKEEGESLDHYLAEKVFKDDGGTKMEPDPKDVAGFQAFMERYRNGLSIERAAVDSLK, from the coding sequence ATGATGGAAAAACAAATAGGGGCAGCGATCCGGGAAGGGAAAACCGCTCTGGGAATAGAGCTTGGCTCCACGCGGATTAAAGCCGTACTGGTAGATGAAGAACATAATCCCATTGCTTCCGGCAGTTATGACTGGGAAAACCAGTATGTAGACGGCGTCTGGACCTATTCCATTCCGGATATCTGGGAAGGAGTAAGGGAAAGTTATAGAAACATGGCAGAGGAGGTAAAAGAGCGGTATGGGGAGACTCTTACCACCATTGGAGCCATCTGTTTTTCTGCCATGATGCATGGGTATATGGCATTTGACAAAGAGGGGGAGCTGCTGGTACCTTTTAGGACCTGGAGAAATACCATGACAGAAGAGGCCTCTGAAAAGCTGACGGAGCTGTTCTCCTTTCAGATTCCCCAGCGATGGAGCATCGCCCACCTATATCAGGCAATCCTTAACCAGGAAAAGCATGTGCCAGAGATTGATTACCTGGTTACCCTGGAAGGCTATGTCCACTGGAAGCTGACGGGAGAGAGGGTCCTTGGCATCGGAGACTGTGCAGGGATGTTTCCTGTGGACTGTGCTGCAAAGGATTTTCATAAGCGCATGATAGAACAGTTTGATGAGCTGGTTGCTCCCCGGCAGTTTCCCTGGAAGCTTCGGGATATTATGCCGAGGGTGCTGACTGCAGGAGAGAAGGCAGGGACCCTGACAGGGGAAGGGGCACGGCTTCTTGATACCAGCGGGAATTTAAAGCCTGGGATTCCCCTTTGCCCGCCGGAAGGTGATGCCGGGACAGGGATGACGGCTACCAACAGCGTGGCGAGGAGAACCGGCAATGTATCCGCCGGAACCAGTGTTTTCGCCATGGTAGTGCTGGAAAAGGAGCTTTCCAGAGTCTATCCGGAAATCGATATAGTCACCACCCCTGCCGGCGATGCGGTAGCAATGGTTCATTGCAACAACTGCACCTCAGATTTAAACGCCTGGGTTTCCCTGTTTGAGGAATTTGCGGTAGCGGCAGGAATGGAAATCGACAGGAATACTCTGTTTTCCACTCTTTACCAGAAGGCCCTGGAAGGAGATAAAGACGGGGGAGGTATGCTTTCCTACGGCTACTTGTCCGGAGAGCATATTACCCATTTTGAAGAGGGAAGGCCTTTGTTTGTCCGGACTCCGGAAAGCCGGTTTAATCTTGCAAACTTTATGAGAGTCCATCTTTATACAGCTTTGGGAGCACTAAAGATGGGAATGGATATCCTCTTTGAGGAAGGAGTCCGGCTTAATGAGCTTCTGGGCCATGGAGGACTTTTTAAGACGAAGGGAGTAGGACAGAGGATCATGGCTGCCGCCCTGGGCGTTCCAGTTTCCGTCATGGAAACAGCAGGTGAAGGAGGAGCCTGGGGAGCTGCACTTTTAGCCTCCTACATGCTTAAGAAGGAGGAAGGGGAATCCCTGGATCATTACCTGGCTGAAAAGGTATTTAAGGATGACGGGGGGACCAAAATGGAGCCTGATCCTAAGGATGTAGCAGGTTTTCAGGCCTTTATGGAACGGTACAGAAATGGACTTTCCATTGAGCGTGCTGCGGTAGATAGCTTGAAATAA
- a CDS encoding helix-turn-helix transcriptional regulator — translation MEHYLNLKAVLPVRALNAGYLVTGGKGRHADRVMDSFEIIYVNSGILGIAEEDITYNVEEGEALILFPGRHHWGTREFEEDLNFYWLHFHLEEEAVRIGRDIMSLPQLIRIRKPEQFEELFRRFIKRQDVLRGDRTILNLVLLELLCELSDSLSPMEVTGQKVLLANQAGQYIRNHFEEPLSSSILADKLDCSPDYLGRVYNAVYGKTLTEGIHEARLNKACRMLIETNQTGNEIAYQCGYQDVDYFRRIFKRYMGITPKEYRQTYRLVGR, via the coding sequence ATGGAACATTACTTAAATTTAAAGGCCGTACTTCCGGTGAGGGCGTTAAATGCGGGATATCTGGTGACAGGCGGAAAGGGACGCCATGCGGACCGGGTCATGGATTCCTTTGAGATCATTTATGTAAATTCCGGGATCTTGGGGATTGCTGAAGAGGACATAACATATAACGTGGAGGAAGGGGAAGCGCTGATTCTCTTTCCCGGAAGGCATCACTGGGGGACGAGAGAGTTTGAGGAAGATTTAAATTTTTACTGGCTTCATTTTCACCTGGAAGAAGAGGCGGTGAGGATCGGACGGGATATTATGTCCCTGCCTCAGCTCATCCGTATCAGAAAGCCGGAGCAGTTTGAGGAACTTTTCCGCCGCTTTATCAAACGGCAGGATGTCTTAAGGGGCGACCGTACCATCTTAAACCTGGTGCTTTTAGAGTTGCTGTGTGAACTCAGTGACTCCCTTTCTCCGATGGAAGTGACCGGGCAGAAAGTACTTTTGGCAAACCAGGCGGGACAGTATATCAGGAATCATTTTGAAGAGCCTTTATCCTCTTCCATACTTGCCGATAAGCTGGATTGCAGCCCGGATTACCTGGGACGTGTCTACAATGCAGTTTATGGGAAGACACTTACGGAGGGGATCCACGAGGCACGGCTTAATAAGGCGTGCAGAATGCTTATAGAGACTAACCAGACAGGAAATGAAATTGCCTACCAGTGTGGATATCAGGATGTGGATTATTTCAGAAGGATCTTTAAGAGGTATATGGGAATAACGCCAAAGGAATACCGGCAGACTTATCGTCTGGTCGGAAGATAA
- a CDS encoding AraC family transcriptional regulator, whose product MYTNTGYMNLTDDELEDNSIPLKANCCGVYRLITHPVMSTIRPLGRPDYQLLYIASGKAWFSIQDETIEIPAGNMVLYKPGEPQKYAYYLEDKPEVFWLHFTGKEAREFTAQAGFDNSRILYTGVSSKYQELFLTIIRELQLPRPCFEELAILHLMQLFLLLKRQREEGGFQKTEIQKEMEKAIHYFHENLSTDIEIDHYAKKLHMSTCWFIRSFKQYAGMPPRRYLTSIRVKKAQELLESTDYGIGEIGSIVGYDNPLYFSRIFKKQTGTSPADYRKAAR is encoded by the coding sequence ATGTATACCAACACAGGCTATATGAATCTGACAGACGATGAGCTGGAGGACAACTCGATTCCTCTAAAGGCAAACTGCTGCGGCGTCTACCGCCTGATCACCCACCCCGTCATGTCCACCATACGGCCTTTGGGACGTCCTGATTACCAGCTTTTATACATCGCATCAGGAAAAGCATGGTTTTCCATCCAAGATGAGACCATAGAAATCCCTGCCGGAAATATGGTTCTTTATAAACCTGGCGAACCTCAGAAGTACGCCTATTATCTGGAAGATAAGCCAGAAGTATTCTGGCTTCATTTTACAGGTAAAGAAGCCAGGGAGTTCACCGCGCAGGCAGGTTTTGATAACAGCCGTATCCTATACACCGGTGTTTCGTCCAAATACCAGGAATTATTCCTTACCATAATCCGGGAGCTCCAGCTCCCCCGCCCATGTTTCGAGGAATTGGCAATCCTTCATCTTATGCAGCTTTTCCTCCTTCTTAAGCGGCAAAGGGAGGAAGGGGGATTTCAGAAAACAGAAATTCAGAAAGAAATGGAAAAAGCGATCCATTATTTTCATGAGAACTTATCTACGGATATTGAAATCGACCATTATGCCAAAAAGCTGCATATGAGCACCTGCTGGTTTATCCGCAGCTTTAAGCAGTATGCAGGAATGCCTCCCCGCAGGTACTTAACCTCCATCCGGGTGAAAAAGGCCCAGGAGCTGCTTGAAAGCACTGACTACGGCATTGGGGAAATCGGCAGCATTGTTGGCTATGACAATCCCTTATATTTCAGCCGTATCTTTAAAAAACAAACCGGTACTTCTCCCGCAGATTACAGAAAAGCGGCAAGGTGA
- a CDS encoding cold-shock protein: MKKGTVKWFNAQKGFGFICDEEGNDIFVHFSGLAMEGYKSLEDGQSVVFETTTGNRGLQAVNVHIA; encoded by the coding sequence ATGAAAAAAGGTACAGTGAAATGGTTTAATGCACAAAAGGGGTTCGGTTTTATTTGCGATGAAGAAGGTAATGATATTTTCGTTCATTTCTCCGGTCTTGCTATGGAAGGTTACAAATCATTAGAAGATGGCCAGTCAGTTGTTTTTGAAACAACCACAGGCAATCGTGGCCTTCAGGCTGTTAATGTTCACATCGCATAA
- a CDS encoding glycoside hydrolase family 2 TIM barrel-domain containing protein produces MIVPKHYENLHLLHENTMPNRSYYIPASLARFDLVEHRENSDRFKLLNGTWKFCYFDSIYDVKEEFFQEGYDTGNYEDIPVPGCFQNYGYDRHQYTNIRYPFPMDPPYVPAENPCGAYVRHFIYERDENAPRAYLNFEGVDSCFYVWLNGSYVGYSQVSHSTSEFDVTSLIREGENTLAVLVLKWCDGSYLEDQDKFRMTGIFRDVYLLKRPEEGIFDYFFTTSREENRAHIQAAVTFFGKELPIKALVYDPQGELAASQEGIPQDGLLLLTIDNPVLWNAEQPYLYTLVLECQNEVIVDRLGIRDITVKDGVVYFNGEKIKFHGVNRHDSDPVTGSVISLEQMKKDLRLMKEHNVNAIRTSHYPDGPQFYQLCDEYGFYVIDEADNESHGTNSIYMEDGSIEAVHGRWNRAIADNPEFTQATVDRTQLLVHRDKNRPSVVIWSMGNECAYGCTFEAALAWTKAFDPSRLTHYEAARYRDRSKTYDFSNLDLYSRMYPKLEEIHEYIGRNTGKPFILCEYSHAMGNGPGDLEDYLKVFDQYDQVCGGFVWEWCDHAIYQGRTLDGKPMYLYGGDHGEYPHDGNFCMDGLVYPDRRPHTGLMEFKNVYRPARFISFDQEKRELVLQNRMDFMDLKDYVAIEYEVACDGAVTAKGILKDGDMPEIKPHGLGSLSLDFEIPQKGRCYLKVQYLLKQNTALLKAGSLLGFEEILLENEDMRNQTGVCLLKGPGANDEERACPAIREDDRYLYIDGTNFAYTYNKLTGCFQDMVFENRTLLDRPMEYNIWRAPTDNDRYIKNKWMAAQYDRTISRAYETSYELKAGQVEIRTVLSVTAAVIQRILMIEALWIIGKDGVLNGKLDVKRDMEFPELPRFGLRLFLPKSMDQVTYYGLGPVENYLDKRRASYHGLFTAGVKEMHEDYLKPQENGSRSDCDFVTVKGGGASLSAASERTFSFHVSVYTQEELTEKAHNYELTASGYTVLCLDYRQDGIGSASCGPELRKEYRFDEEEFVFEVRLVPKKADIQ; encoded by the coding sequence ATGATCGTACCCAAACATTATGAAAATCTCCACTTGCTTCATGAAAATACAATGCCAAACAGGTCCTACTACATACCTGCTTCCCTGGCACGCTTTGACCTTGTGGAGCACAGGGAAAATTCTGACCGGTTTAAACTCTTAAACGGGACATGGAAATTCTGCTATTTTGACAGCATTTATGATGTAAAAGAGGAGTTTTTCCAGGAAGGCTATGATACCGGAAATTATGAGGATATTCCGGTTCCTGGCTGTTTCCAGAACTATGGATATGACAGGCATCAGTATACCAATATCCGCTATCCCTTCCCCATGGACCCGCCCTATGTTCCTGCTGAAAATCCCTGCGGAGCTTATGTCCGTCATTTTATCTATGAAAGGGATGAGAATGCTCCCAGAGCGTATTTAAATTTTGAAGGTGTAGATTCCTGCTTCTATGTGTGGCTGAACGGAAGCTATGTAGGGTACAGCCAGGTATCCCATTCCACCAGCGAGTTTGATGTGACAAGTCTGATCCGTGAGGGAGAAAATACCTTAGCTGTCCTTGTTTTAAAATGGTGCGACGGAAGTTACTTAGAAGATCAGGATAAATTCCGCATGACCGGCATTTTCCGGGACGTGTATCTTTTAAAAAGGCCGGAAGAGGGAATTTTTGATTATTTTTTCACAACCTCCCGGGAAGAGAATCGGGCTCATATCCAGGCAGCAGTCACCTTTTTCGGGAAAGAGCTTCCGATAAAGGCGCTAGTATATGATCCCCAAGGAGAGCTGGCCGCCAGTCAGGAAGGAATCCCGCAGGATGGCCTCCTTCTTTTGACCATAGATAATCCGGTACTTTGGAATGCAGAGCAGCCTTACCTTTATACCCTTGTTCTGGAATGCCAGAATGAGGTGATCGTGGACCGCCTGGGAATCCGGGATATCACCGTAAAAGACGGAGTGGTTTATTTTAACGGGGAAAAGATCAAATTCCATGGTGTCAACCGTCATGACAGTGATCCGGTGACAGGGTCTGTCATCAGCCTGGAGCAGATGAAAAAAGATTTAAGGCTCATGAAGGAGCACAATGTCAATGCCATCCGCACCAGCCATTATCCGGATGGGCCTCAGTTCTACCAGCTGTGCGATGAGTACGGTTTTTATGTCATTGACGAGGCCGACAATGAGAGCCACGGAACCAACTCCATCTACATGGAAGACGGCTCCATAGAGGCTGTGCATGGCCGCTGGAACCGGGCCATTGCAGATAATCCGGAGTTCACTCAGGCCACGGTTGACCGCACCCAGCTTTTGGTACATCGGGATAAAAACCGGCCAAGTGTTGTGATCTGGTCCATGGGAAATGAATGCGCCTATGGCTGCACCTTTGAAGCCGCTCTGGCATGGACCAAAGCCTTTGATCCTTCCAGGCTCACCCATTATGAAGCGGCCCGTTACCGTGACAGGAGTAAGACTTATGATTTTTCCAATCTGGATTTATACAGCCGTATGTATCCGAAGTTGGAGGAAATTCATGAATACATTGGAAGAAATACCGGAAAGCCATTTATCCTATGTGAGTATAGTCATGCTATGGGCAATGGACCGGGGGATCTGGAAGATTATTTAAAGGTGTTTGACCAATATGACCAGGTATGCGGTGGTTTTGTTTGGGAGTGGTGTGATCATGCCATCTATCAGGGAAGGACCTTGGATGGAAAACCCATGTACCTTTATGGGGGAGATCACGGCGAGTATCCTCATGACGGCAATTTCTGTATGGATGGCCTGGTATACCCGGACAGAAGACCTCATACCGGTCTGATGGAATTTAAAAATGTGTACCGCCCGGCAAGGTTTATTTCCTTTGACCAGGAAAAGAGGGAGCTGGTGCTTCAAAACCGCATGGACTTTATGGATTTGAAGGATTATGTGGCTATTGAGTATGAGGTGGCATGTGACGGAGCGGTCACTGCAAAGGGAATCCTTAAGGACGGAGATATGCCGGAAATAAAGCCTCACGGCCTAGGCAGTCTGAGCCTGGACTTTGAGATTCCGCAAAAAGGAAGATGTTATTTGAAGGTTCAGTATTTATTAAAGCAGAATACTGCCCTTTTAAAAGCCGGAAGCCTTTTGGGATTTGAGGAAATACTCCTTGAAAATGAAGATATGAGAAACCAGACCGGGGTTTGCCTGTTAAAAGGACCGGGGGCAAATGATGAGGAAAGGGCGTGCCCCGCAATCCGGGAAGATGACCGTTATCTTTATATAGACGGTACAAACTTTGCTTATACCTACAACAAGCTGACCGGCTGTTTCCAGGATATGGTGTTTGAAAACAGGACTCTTCTGGATCGCCCCATGGAATATAATATCTGGAGGGCACCAACGGATAATGACAGATATATAAAGAATAAGTGGATGGCTGCCCAGTATGACCGGACCATATCCAGGGCTTATGAAACCTCTTATGAGCTAAAGGCTGGGCAGGTGGAAATCAGGACCGTGCTGTCCGTTACTGCGGCTGTGATCCAAAGAATATTAATGATTGAGGCATTGTGGATCATTGGAAAAGATGGAGTTTTGAATGGAAAGCTGGATGTGAAGAGGGATATGGAATTTCCAGAGCTTCCAAGGTTTGGCCTTCGCCTTTTCCTTCCAAAGAGTATGGATCAGGTGACCTATTATGGTCTGGGACCGGTGGAAAACTACCTGGATAAGAGAAGAGCAAGCTATCACGGGCTATTTACTGCCGGGGTAAAGGAAATGCACGAGGACTATTTAAAGCCTCAGGAGAATGGAAGCCGGAGCGACTGTGATTTTGTAACAGTAAAAGGCGGGGGAGCGTCCCTCTCGGCGGCTTCAGAACGGACATTTTCTTTTCATGTATCGGTCTATACCCAGGAAGAGTTGACAGAAAAAGCCCATAATTATGAGTTGACAGCTTCTGGCTATACGGTCCTTTGCCTGGACTACCGCCAGGACGGGATCGGGTCTGCAAGCTGCGGACCGGAACTTCGGAAAGAATACCGGTTTGATGAAGAGGAATTTGTTTTTGAAGTGAGACTGGTTCCTAAGAAGGCGGATATTCAATAG